The following proteins are co-located in the Pectinophora gossypiella chromosome 7, ilPecGoss1.1, whole genome shotgun sequence genome:
- the LOC126368398 gene encoding uncharacterized protein LOC126368398 isoform X1: MNDLPENSTDNGPSELETLDYLRGVKSSTCLLLPTTPSPTPLDFKHPLSEDAVEAPFLTLNDEPIIGDLQNADNFSGGFRNYRSGDTSSSGDSNSVVQDPVSAQLINNISMLDYQTLSKNGDLIIGEVQDCKLNGNLNLSNKKLPNFVNWNWAIIRKVLLWVVLSGLVACLAAIIGMVVTIPKVCNPDLPWYQGKVFYEIFPASFKDSDNDGTGDLKGLIRKLDYIHGLGASAVRLNSIFEAHSYPEQYYNVTSLLKIDRSIGVLKDFQNLVAAVHDRNMSVILDIPVMSMASPVVGSNSTHAILLANDTLVSYFDQTSAAIAFWARAQNVDGFYLKKLEDYVDDPNFGRTLQLWKQVIGNGKIFIASEKTYEKAKGDARNVLLSRIDLIDVHLDLHEGISGLKDRIDKVITSDLWSKPYYPWVHWNIGNIDSERISTKHVNNTLALTALEFILPGTISIFYGDEIGLGGLPPQEVEADFHEHEHIHNLVPMTFATGDKNENNVLILPWNSKSVLEPRYQFLAVIRGFTELRLNTPTIYLRAIYKEGNLLKNMEIRKTEENLVVIERWYPRRNTCVFVGNLGSKAITTDLSTMFYGGTVVAGTNTSLIGQVVYFDKVTFPPNSAIILKLEK, translated from the exons ATGAATGATCTGCCTGAAAATAGTACTGATAATGGTCCTTCTGAGCTGGAGACCTTGGATTACCTCCGCGGTGTGAAATCGTCAACGTGCCTCTTGCTGCCGACCACTCCGAGTCCTACGCCACTGGATTTTAAGCATCCTCTGTCTGAAGACGCCGTAGAAGCGCCGTTTTTGACTTTGAACGATGAACCCATAATCGGCGACTTGCAAAACGCAG acaattttAGTGGAGGCTTCAGAAAct ATAGGTCAGGAGACACCAGTTCATCAGGTGACTCCAACTCTGTGGTACAGGACCCAGTCAGTGCTCAGCTGATCAACAACATCAGCATGCTGGACTATCAGACTCTTAGCAAGAATGGAGACCTTATTATAGGGGAG GTGCAAGATTGTAAACTAAATGGAAATCTAAATCTCAGTAATAAAAAGCTGCCAAACTTTGTCAACTGGAATTGGGCTATCATCAGAAAGGTTTTACTTTGGGTGGTATTATCTGGCTTAGTAGCTTGTCTTGCCGCTATCATCGGCATGGTTGTGACTATACCAAAAGTGTGCAACCCTGATCTACCATGGTACCAAGGAAAGGTGTTTTATGAGATATTCCCTGCTAGCTTCAAAGATTCTGATAACGACGGGACAGGAGACTTGAAAGGTCTCATTAGAAAACTTGACTATATTCACGGCCTCGGTGCATCCGCTGTGCGACTGAATTCGATATTTGAAGCCCATAGTTACCCTGAACAATATTACAATGTAACCTCTTTATTGAAAATTGATAGGAGTATTGGAGTTCTCAAAGATTTTCAGAATCTTGTGGCGGCTGTTCATGATCGAAACATGTCGGTGATTCTCGATATACCAGTAATGTCTATGGCATCTCCTGTTGTCGGCTCAAATTCTACTCATGCGATATTACTTGCTAACGACACATTAGTAAGTTACTTTGATCAGACATCTGCAGCTATAGCCTTTTGGGCAAGAGCTCAGAATGTAGACGGCTTTTATTTAAAGAAGTTAGAAGATTACGTTGATGACCCAAATTTCGGGCGAACACTACAGCTCTGGAAGCAAGTTATCGGGAATGGAAAGATATTTATCGCCAGTGAGAAAACTTATGAGAAAGCCAAAGGCGACGCCCGTAACGTTTTGCTTTCCAGAATTGACCTTATTGACGTCCATTTGGACTTGCACGAGGGTATAAGTGGTTTAAAGGATCGTATTGATAAAGTTATTACCAGCGACCTCTGGTCTAAGCCTTATTACCCATGGGTACACTGGAACATAGGGAATATCGACAGCGAGAGAATATCAACAAAACACGTAAACAATACCTTGGCACTGACAGCTCTTGAATTTATACTTCCTGGTACAATCAGCATATTTTACGGCGATGAAATAGGATTAGGTGGACTACCTCCACAAGAAGTAGAAGCAGATTTTCATGAACACGAGCACATACATAATTTGGTACCAATGACTTTTGCTACAGGAGATAAGAACGAAAACAATGTCCTGATTCTTCCTTGGAATTCGAAATCAGTTTTGGAACCGAGATATCAATTCTTGGCTGTTATAAGAGGTTTCACTGAACTGAGACTGAATACACCGACGATTTACTTACGAGCTATTTACAAGGAAGGCAACCTGTTGAAGAATATGGAAATACGTAAAACTGAGGAGAACTTAGTTGTGATAGAGCGCTGGTATCCCCGGAGGAACACTTGCGTGTTTGTGGGGAATCTTGGAAGCAAGGCCATCACGACTGACTTGTCGACGATGTTCTACGGCGGGACCGTGGTCGCTGGCACGAACACCTCTTTAATCGGACAAGTGGTGTACTTCGATAAGGTAACATTTCCTCCTAATTCTGCTATAATATTGAAGTTGGAGAAGTAA
- the LOC126368398 gene encoding uncharacterized protein LOC126368398 isoform X2, translated as MNDLPENSTDNGPSELETLDYLRGVKSSTCLLLPTTPSPTPLDFKHPLSEDAVEAPFLTLNDEPIIGDLQNADRSGDTSSSGDSNSVVQDPVSAQLINNISMLDYQTLSKNGDLIIGEVQDCKLNGNLNLSNKKLPNFVNWNWAIIRKVLLWVVLSGLVACLAAIIGMVVTIPKVCNPDLPWYQGKVFYEIFPASFKDSDNDGTGDLKGLIRKLDYIHGLGASAVRLNSIFEAHSYPEQYYNVTSLLKIDRSIGVLKDFQNLVAAVHDRNMSVILDIPVMSMASPVVGSNSTHAILLANDTLVSYFDQTSAAIAFWARAQNVDGFYLKKLEDYVDDPNFGRTLQLWKQVIGNGKIFIASEKTYEKAKGDARNVLLSRIDLIDVHLDLHEGISGLKDRIDKVITSDLWSKPYYPWVHWNIGNIDSERISTKHVNNTLALTALEFILPGTISIFYGDEIGLGGLPPQEVEADFHEHEHIHNLVPMTFATGDKNENNVLILPWNSKSVLEPRYQFLAVIRGFTELRLNTPTIYLRAIYKEGNLLKNMEIRKTEENLVVIERWYPRRNTCVFVGNLGSKAITTDLSTMFYGGTVVAGTNTSLIGQVVYFDKVTFPPNSAIILKLEK; from the exons ATGAATGATCTGCCTGAAAATAGTACTGATAATGGTCCTTCTGAGCTGGAGACCTTGGATTACCTCCGCGGTGTGAAATCGTCAACGTGCCTCTTGCTGCCGACCACTCCGAGTCCTACGCCACTGGATTTTAAGCATCCTCTGTCTGAAGACGCCGTAGAAGCGCCGTTTTTGACTTTGAACGATGAACCCATAATCGGCGACTTGCAAAACGCAG ATAGGTCAGGAGACACCAGTTCATCAGGTGACTCCAACTCTGTGGTACAGGACCCAGTCAGTGCTCAGCTGATCAACAACATCAGCATGCTGGACTATCAGACTCTTAGCAAGAATGGAGACCTTATTATAGGGGAG GTGCAAGATTGTAAACTAAATGGAAATCTAAATCTCAGTAATAAAAAGCTGCCAAACTTTGTCAACTGGAATTGGGCTATCATCAGAAAGGTTTTACTTTGGGTGGTATTATCTGGCTTAGTAGCTTGTCTTGCCGCTATCATCGGCATGGTTGTGACTATACCAAAAGTGTGCAACCCTGATCTACCATGGTACCAAGGAAAGGTGTTTTATGAGATATTCCCTGCTAGCTTCAAAGATTCTGATAACGACGGGACAGGAGACTTGAAAGGTCTCATTAGAAAACTTGACTATATTCACGGCCTCGGTGCATCCGCTGTGCGACTGAATTCGATATTTGAAGCCCATAGTTACCCTGAACAATATTACAATGTAACCTCTTTATTGAAAATTGATAGGAGTATTGGAGTTCTCAAAGATTTTCAGAATCTTGTGGCGGCTGTTCATGATCGAAACATGTCGGTGATTCTCGATATACCAGTAATGTCTATGGCATCTCCTGTTGTCGGCTCAAATTCTACTCATGCGATATTACTTGCTAACGACACATTAGTAAGTTACTTTGATCAGACATCTGCAGCTATAGCCTTTTGGGCAAGAGCTCAGAATGTAGACGGCTTTTATTTAAAGAAGTTAGAAGATTACGTTGATGACCCAAATTTCGGGCGAACACTACAGCTCTGGAAGCAAGTTATCGGGAATGGAAAGATATTTATCGCCAGTGAGAAAACTTATGAGAAAGCCAAAGGCGACGCCCGTAACGTTTTGCTTTCCAGAATTGACCTTATTGACGTCCATTTGGACTTGCACGAGGGTATAAGTGGTTTAAAGGATCGTATTGATAAAGTTATTACCAGCGACCTCTGGTCTAAGCCTTATTACCCATGGGTACACTGGAACATAGGGAATATCGACAGCGAGAGAATATCAACAAAACACGTAAACAATACCTTGGCACTGACAGCTCTTGAATTTATACTTCCTGGTACAATCAGCATATTTTACGGCGATGAAATAGGATTAGGTGGACTACCTCCACAAGAAGTAGAAGCAGATTTTCATGAACACGAGCACATACATAATTTGGTACCAATGACTTTTGCTACAGGAGATAAGAACGAAAACAATGTCCTGATTCTTCCTTGGAATTCGAAATCAGTTTTGGAACCGAGATATCAATTCTTGGCTGTTATAAGAGGTTTCACTGAACTGAGACTGAATACACCGACGATTTACTTACGAGCTATTTACAAGGAAGGCAACCTGTTGAAGAATATGGAAATACGTAAAACTGAGGAGAACTTAGTTGTGATAGAGCGCTGGTATCCCCGGAGGAACACTTGCGTGTTTGTGGGGAATCTTGGAAGCAAGGCCATCACGACTGACTTGTCGACGATGTTCTACGGCGGGACCGTGGTCGCTGGCACGAACACCTCTTTAATCGGACAAGTGGTGTACTTCGATAAGGTAACATTTCCTCCTAATTCTGCTATAATATTGAAGTTGGAGAAGTAA
- the LOC126368366 gene encoding protein expanded, whose product MRALCSVRGPLGGESRALGAGARLLSLRMPGLAQPLHFVVEAKAKVKELKALANAHTQLQGMTDTDLFGLAVMQNGEYLFVDLDSKLSKYAPKSWRSSHTHGLDANGKPLLELHLVVQFHVESPLLLHDDVGRHLYFLQLRHNVRTRDILPAEVLLLLTGLALQADYGDAETYEDRDYFKVDDYASASLTGDWVAAAMRACHREHRGLSKVDAETRFIREVCLLPDTINSHRYRLKQTKTEPDPGTIWLLVTAKGIKILPDNGPISTFIWSSIGKLSFDRKKFEIRTEEGKITLYSSSEEKCKYLFALCKETHQFSMKIAPKFNEILRKEEEERKICYGYSKSCNLQYNPNKSEQRISVISSTSSNTTSGIVSDKVQSEDELEIMIDSPPAPSTESLAFAHLLDCSNSYFIRHVPQENQRLSKTSSLQLQKSKTRTRKSKEDIDNIPKSDPSIDFGQNSRSQLEETTSLPDQSITETSTESPGSNKLKCTGSQCSSSCSTVIMARTGLSTLSRASDASSLELGYSHTAQNSMLSDNSNMGIDVGYSQDTASALYDGLGQPVTVAASSETSGVYTMGSSELTTRSKIDTLSDGSRTDYGSSHYDSYKPSKENDLADFDSVSSILKNKSERTSHTGSAMRIQKPLPDTDCVDGSTKFLNKELDDKENLFRERANSNVSAVSFHGDGSDPTDNKHNLLSASELSDLIVGRGVYPKSQSVSDTLDSVSDYVRLPLPFSGDSYIQGHEDTAPSDDNYPDNSFFDRPPTPPTRTDSRKVLNLSLPNILNIDENVPIMPKFPDKPPPPYEYNHNTVSSYVSTPTKAPPAYPGSQTTSTNIASKQLGEKEEVAARVVTSKPMITILKAEAGEVSASSERTFASPMVLEHRFQKSKRHQASSRRAERSKLAQGISNNLSPSRDLPPHSVDTNVLVAMMKLPPPPPPPRRTRLPPPPPVTRLPPPPPPHNPMFHQQLYSDVDYVYYPLQDPAISQQNYLDHKLTETRMTNMHKSSLQYRSTPFLSTSMSVSSVYGSIQNLSDSYVQLPGARTSWYSLTSRTSLSNHSINLERPQIPTRIPEISNFSRTKSHENILNLKDPPPVKMRRMPPPPPPPYEHKKKLPNHLRELRIPNPSSTVNASVVHKVKDSNCDLDIKTLREKSKNLDLPLIAALCNDRSLLKQTKAFGAPKLSKQTGSDCESDRKCAKSVQNTTDNLDFKIKQDYNIKREVTGSQKKILIRNPTDKLPALPDSETHTPRAMSNTYVMHPSVVKTKKIQPSS is encoded by the exons ATGCGTGCTCTGTGTTCGGTTCGCGGGCCGCTGGGCGGAGAGTCGCGCGCGCTCGGCGCGGGCGCTCGCCTCTTATCCCTGCGGATGCCGGGCCTGGCTCAGCCGCTCCACTTCGTCGTCGAAGCCAAGGCGAAGGTCAAAGAACTGAAGGCCTTGGCCAACGCTCATACTCAACTACAGGGCATGACCGATACGGACCTCTTCGGATTAGCTGTTATGCAAA atgGCGAATACTTATTTGTTGATTTGGACAGCAAGCTATCTAAATATGCGCCAAAGAGCTGGAGATCGTCTCATACCCAT GGTCTCGATGCAAATGGAAAGCCTCTCCTCGAATTGCACTTGGTCGTGCAGTTTCACGTTGAGAGCCCCCTACTTTTGCACGACGACGTCGGACGCCATTTGTACTTCCTGCAGTTGCGACACAATGTGCGTACCAGGGACATTTTACCCGCAGAAGTGCTATTACTCCTGACTGGACTAGCTCTACAGGCAGATTATGGAGACGCAGAGACTTACGAAGACCGAGACTACTTCAAAGTAGATGATTATGCGTCCGCGTCGCTCACCGGTGACTGGGTCGCTGCGGCCATGCGGGCCTGCCATCGCGAGCACCGCGGCCTCTCCAAAGTAGATGCGGAAACGAGATTCATTCGCGAAGTATGCCTCCTGCCCGACACGATCAACTCACACAGATACCGATTGAAACAAACTAAAACAGAACCAGACCCTGGCACGATTTGGCTTCTTGTCACCGCCAAAGGTATCAAAATTTTACCAGATAACGGTCCAATTTCTACTTTTATATGGAGTTCAATTGGAAAATTAAGTTTTGATAGAAAGAAATTTGAAATAAGGACTGAAGAAGGAAAGATAACTTTGTACTCGTCGagtgaagaaaaatgtaaatatttgtttGCACTTTGTAAGGAAACGCATCAATTCTCGATGAAAATTGCaccaaaatttaatgaaattttgagaaaagaagaagaagaacgtaaAATTTGTTACGGTTACTCGAAGTCGTGCAACTTACAATATAATCCAAACAAAAGCGAACAAAGAATATCAGTTATTTCCTCTACAAGTTCAAACACAACGTCAGGCATTGTAAGCGACAAAGTTCAATCAGAAGATGAATTGGAAATTATGATAGACTCCCCACCGGCTCCTTCTACAGAAAGTCTGGCATTTGCTCATTTATTAGATTGCTCAAATTCGTATTTCATTCGACACGTCCCGCAAGAAAATCAGCGACTTAGTAAAACTTCTTCCTTACAGTtgcaaaaatctaaaacacgAACTAGAAAGAGCAAGGAAGACATCGATAATATTCCTAAAAGTGACCCGTCTATTGATTTTGGTCAAAATTCAAGAAGTCAATTAGAAGAAACTACTTCTTTACCTGATCAAAGTATTACTGAAACATCAACAGAGAGTCCAGgatcaaacaaattaaaatgtacGGGATCACAATGTTCGTCGTCCTGTAGTACAGTAATTATGGCACGAACTGGGTTGAGTACGTTAAGTCGGGCATCAGATGCCAGCAGCTTAGAATTAGGCTACAGTCATACAGCTCAAAACTCTATGCTAAGTGATAATAGTAATATGGGGATAGATGTTGGCTACTCTCAAGACACAGCGTCAGCATTATATGATGGTTTAGGCCAACCAGTAACAGTCGCTGCATCTAGTGAGACAAGTGGAGTTTATACTATGGGCAGTTCTGAATTAACTACGCGATCAAAGATTGATACATTATCTGACGGCAGTAGAACAGACTACGGCAGTTCACATTACGACAGTTATAAACCATCCAAAGAAAATGATCTTGCTGATTTTGACAGCGTCTCAtccatattaaaaaataagtcgGAGAGAACTAGTCATACTGGTAGCGCGATGCGAATACAGAAACCATTGCCAGACACTGACTGTGTAGATGGATCTACCAAGTTTCTTAATAAAGAGCTCGACgacaaagaaaatttatttcGAGAACGTGCTAACTCTAATGTCAGTGCTGTCTCATTTCATGGTGATGGAAGTGACCCAACTGATAACAAGCATAATTTACTTAGCGCTAGTGAATTAAGTGACTTGATAGTAGGAAGAGGAGTATATCCAAAAAGTCAATCGGTTAGTGATACTTTGGATTCTGTCTCAGATTATGTCAGGCTGCCATTACCCTTTTCGGGTGATAGTTATATTCAGGGCCACGAGGACACCGCTCCTTCCGATGACAACTACCCAGACAATTCATTCTTCGATCGACCACCGACGCCTCCGACTCGAACAGACAGCCGAAAAGTGTTAAATTTATCCCTACCCAATATACTAAACATAGACGAAAATGTGCCAATTATGCCGAAATTTCCAGATAAACCTCCGCCACCATATGAGTACAATCATAATACAGTGTCGTCCTATGTCTCCACACCGACAAAAGCTCCACCGGCATACCCCGGATCTCAAACGACATCTACAAATATAGCATCAAAACAATTGGGTGAAAAAGAAGAGGTTGCTGCAAGGGTAGTAacgtctaaaccaatgatcacTATCCTCAAGGCTGAAGCAGGAGAGGTCAGCGCTTCAAGTGAAAGAACCTTCGCGAGTCCCATGGTTTTGGAACATCGGTTTCAGAAGTCAAAACGTCATCAAGCATCTAGTCGGCGAGCAGAAAGATCGAAATTAGCACAGGGTATAAGCAATAATCTTTCCCCGTCGCGAGATCTACCGCCACATTCAGTGGACACCAACGTGCTGGTAGCCATGATGAAGTTACCCCCGCCTCCACCACCGCCGCGCCGCACGCGCCTGCCACCTCCGCCACCAGTCACTCGTCTACCTCCGCCACCGCCACCTCACAATCCCATGTTTCACCAGCAACTCTACAGCGATGTAGACTACGTGTACTACCCACTACAGGATCCCGCAATATCACAACAGAACTACCTCGATCACAAGCTCACCGAAACGCGAATGACCAATATGCATAAAAGCAGTCTCCAATATCGAAGCACGCCATTCCTATCTACATCTATGTCGGTATCATCAGTTTACGGTTCGATACAGAATCTGTCGGATTCCTATGTTCAATTACCAGGAGCGCGTACTAGCTGGTATTCCCTAACAAGTAGGACGTCTCTGAGCAATCATTCCATAAACCTCGAACGACCGCAAATTCCCACGCGTATTCCAGAAATCTCAAATTTCTCAAGAACGAAATCGCACGAGaacatattaaatttaaaagatCCACCCCCTGTTAAAATGAGGCGTATGCCACCCCCTCCGCCGCCCCCTTACGAGCATAAGAAGAAGCTGCCGAACCATCTTAGGGAGCTGAGGATCCCGAACCCTAGCTCTACCGTGAACGCCAGTGTTGTGCATAAAGTGAAAGATTCAAATTGTGATTTAGATATAAAAACTCTTAGAGAAAAAAGCAAGAATCTGGACTTGCCCCTTATAGCAGCTCTTTGTAATGATCGATCGCTGCTTAAACAAACTAAAGCATTCGGTGCTCCAAAGTTGAGTAAACAAACAGGTAGTGACTGTGAAAGTGATAGAAAGTGTGCAAAGTCTGTTCAAAACACCACCGATAATTTAGACTTTAAGATTAAAcaagattataatattaagagAGAGGTGACAGGGTCccaaaaaaagattttaattcGAAACCCTACAGATAAACTTCCAGCATTGCCAGATTCCGAAACCCACACACCTAGAGCAATGTCTAACACTTATGTAATGCATCCAAGTGTAGTTAAAACTAAGAAAATACAACCTAGCTCCTGA